The nucleotide window GCCTTCACACTGTGGGTTCTAGGTATCTGAGTACCCGGTCATCTTGTCCATTGAGAACCACTGCAGTGTTGAGCAGCAGAGAATAATGGCCCAGCACCTCAACCAGATCCTGGGAGACAAGCTGCTCAAGAACACGCTGGACGGCAAAGTCCCCGACAGCTTCCCGTCTCCCGAGGTGAGCAAGTCCTGTCTGGCCCTCTGACAGTGGTCATTGCCCTGGGACACGCTGTACTGTTTCAGGGTATGCGTTTCATTTTCCTTTCAgctcccatgttaacaggttaaGAGCAGACACACTGGCGTCAATCACACTTTTAATGAAATGAAATCGGTGATAATCAAGAAatgttacacacatacacacacaatgcacaagcAGCACTGCCAGCATGTCCTTTGGGCCTCCCAACCCAGGCATACAGACagctggggcagccgtggcctactggttagcgctttgaacttgcaaccggagggttgccggttcgaaccccgaccagtaggcatggctgaagtgcccttgagcaaggcacctaacccctcactgctccccaagcgccgctgttgttgcaggcagctcactgctccgggattagtgcgtgttcactgtgtgctgagtgtgtttcactaattcacagattggtgCCAGtgtgcagagaccaaatttccctcacaggatcaaaagagtatatatacttatactttatatACTCTACGCATAAGATGCTGAGGTCCAGTCCAGACACACAGGTCCAGTTCGATCCGATATAGATTCGCAACCTCGCATTGCCACATGCAACATGGGAAGACTtgctctgtgtctttctcacTCTGGGGAGTTccataaaataaacaacaatgtagtCCTCTGTGTTACGCAATGTATTTacttgtgtagtgtgtgcattTAAATAAGATAGACATGTTTCTAATTGAATACAACCTTAATTGCAAGTATAGAAAAAGGCAAAGTTAGACATAGCTTTGGATAGTCCTGTGCTGTCCAGTCCCCCTCTCACCGGCTAGTTGTATTAACTGCCCAGtcctgctgctgcaaccctcACTTTCACTTCTTTCATTGGTGGGGGTACAGTGCTATACGATCTGTATGTGCAACAAGGGAACGGTGAATTATTAAAACTAATATCGTTCCCCCCTGTTTACAAGTTCACAATGGGGTTTGGGGAGCAACACCACCAGAGTATGATTGGGCTCCATTCAGCCTGACTTCTTTGAAGTAGAGGGATGGAAAGTTCCAGGTTGAAGAGTAACTCTGAGAGAATGGGGCAGAGCAAGATGATCAAGACGTTACATCACAGTCTTGATTAGATCAATGTTTCATGTAATTAAGTGACGTAACACTAAATTCAATGCTTCCTGTTCTGCATAAAGGGTAGCCTGATAGCTTAATGTTACTATAGAGATTTGTCCCTACATTTTTAATCAGAGAAGCACTTTGTTTGTTGTATTCATGGTCTAAACCTGTAACCTGTATCTAAATGTGTAATGTCCATAGATCATATgcatcacatacagtacagtggtATGTGGTGAAAAATAACCTATAGGAATCATATACATTTACATAGTGTGTGTATcatgcacatttacataatggaAAGTTATGCATTGAATAGTGTGTATATCACATCCACTtaccagtgtatgtgtgtgtcatctctctttgtgtgtgtgtgtgtgtgtgtatgtgtaggataTGAAAAAGAAGATCCTGCTGAAGGGGAAGAAGATCGGCGGTCTTGAGGAGAGCATGAGTGGCCTGGTGGAGGACTCGCTGACCGGGGAGGTGAGCGACGAGGATGAATCTGTCGACCTCGACGACGAGAACCAGCACCACGACAGCATCCGACGCCGCACCAAGGTGAATGTAGGATCCGGCACCCCACTCGCCACCTAAGCCCGTCTCCCCTCCTcacaactctctccctcccagtcCCTGTTCCCACCTTCCATGAATAATCCAAACCTTTACCTCAACAGGCTGTTTGAATAGTCAGACTCAGTCCTTGCCTATACTGTATCTGCTCCTCATCTTTGAAGTTCATACCTTCCACATTGAACATGACTAGTCTGCTGTCAGCGTTTATTGTATAAGCAGTGCACCATGGAAAATCCCCACTGATATCGGAAAGCTTTAcctggtgtctgtctgtcttctgtAAAGTAACCTGTGGAGTTAGCCCTGAGCCGACATATACACCACCATCTTACGTTAAACTTGACTTCGGCTAGTATTTTTCCAGCAGTTCCACCAgctttaactcataaaagatcAATGGATACAAGTGAGGGGTGCAGTGAGATGGATCTCCTTTGAATGAgcaagagggtgagagagagacagagagagagagagagagagagagagagagagagagagagagagagagagagagagagagagagagagagagggaggaggggggatccGTTGTCAGTGTTATGTGAACAGTGGTCTGGAGATAAGGTGGAGACGACTAATAGCcgtcagctctctctctctctctctttctttctgtctctctctccctccattcttcTTCATGGCTGTACCATGTTGCCATGTGAGCGCAGTGTAGCTCCTTTCCATACGCCGCCGTGTCACttgcagaggcggacagagtacacagcttcattacttgagtaaaagtacagataccctttgctaaattgtacaagtaaaagtacaacagtcagatgtctacttaagtaaaagtactgaagtacttgtttttaaaagtacttgagtatcaagagtacaagagtagcctactgtacattttctaaatattgcattactactgccacagtgcttacattgtACAGAtggtcctacatggagttattaaaaatgttaatgttaataccttggagattgtaaaaggaattgaaagtaaaatcaagttattttcttttttttaccatgttgccagggatgggcagtatttctaatacatgtatttaaaatacgtatttcaaatacaaaatactattttttcattgaaacacttgaagcgaaaactatcattaacttgttcagaaaattgaaatagtctggcgaggtggggccacgggttggcacattcccgggatggacctgctacgtcttcatccattatttcgtccatggttttgtctcctatctaaatctgaccatggagttgactttggcggaaagctgaaggtgattgctgataggctgtcccaatcagtgacgcctgcacaatccaatcacgtttgagggAAAcgacaaattgagggtttccaagatttctcttttttcctttttttttttagaagaagtaacgggtactcacagttatggatagaaatgtagtggagtaacgGGTagtcacggttatggatagaaatgtagtggagtaacgggtactcacggttatagatagaaatgtagtggagtaaagagtacaatatttgccactcaaatgtacttgagtaaagtcatgagtactccccaaaaaattatactcgagtaaagtacagatccctcaaaattgtactcaagtactgtactcaagtaaatgtactcagttactgtccggctctggtcACTTGATCCCTTGAACGGTGGTAATTGCAGTAAGGGATCACCTCTGTTGCGCTGTGCCCCGTACCGTTTCATAATCCCGCTGAAACCAGACATGTTTTCAACCCTTTCACACGTGGACAGCttcaatttttttgtttttgtctgcaCACTTATTTAAGCCTTGGCCACATCTCCATCTCTGTATACACAGATAACTATGAAAAGCCACCCATTGAGAATTATAGACAGGGGGACGAAATTATTAAAATTGGGCCCCTCATCCACATTCCCTCCAGGATCATCAGTGTCTTGAGGCAAGAGATGGCGGGTGGGAGGACATGAGCGAATCTGCAGCTGTTTGAGTGTAGCTTTAGCCTCTACGTGGTCCGTGAGCAGGTTTTTATCACTGGTACTGTGAGTGACCCTGGGCTCGTCCACACGTGCCAGGCAACGCCTGACTGGGCCTGGCTGGCTTTCATTTGCCATGTTTGACAGCtgtctgacagacagacagcgagCTGCGAGTCTGCTCTGGAGTAAAGGAGAGGAGATCGGCTTTCACCCGCGGGCCAGGTGGCGATCGCGGGGAGCCTGGCTAATGATTTTGGCTTCGAGCCCTTGTGGTACAGGCCAAGCTGCACCCTTTCACGAGACACTACATGATGGGAAGACTTGGGTGACCTACTACGAAGTAAAAGACTAGGGGTTTCACAATGGATGTGCCTTTTGGGAAAGGGTATATCGGATCATGTGAAAAACATGGGTCACCCTGAAGCTAATTTTTAAATACTTTTATCCAGCCAGGTCAAGGGGTacattttatgatttttttctctccttgaGAATCAGACTCATTTTGACCCTGAttttatatatacatgtataaaaatataatatattttatccaaagcaacttacatatgTCTCGGGTTTTGCCCCCACTTACTTGAATGCCCATATACAGGCATATACCTCCCGACCGTTGTGCTCCTCAGAGGAATGACATCTGGCTCTGCCACCTGTACGTACACTCAGGGCAAtacaaacttttctcatctgttccCCGCTGGCGGAACACGCTACCAGTTCCTGACAGAGCAGGGGCATCCCTCTCTACCTACAAAAACTCCTGAGGACCCAGACatgctaattctagcacttactcctgactagaactgacacttgactgtatggaagtagcacttactgctgcactaacttgtCCTTATCGCACTGTACCATAATTGTTTCCCTTGTTgaaagtcgctttggttaaaaatgtaaatgtaatgttatgtaatgtcaattaatacaagggccagtctcccCAGAGCAATTTGGGgtaaagtgccttgctcaagggcaacgATAGCTGCCGGGACTTGGACCCACATCTtgtctggctactgcatgctagtccagttCCTTAGCCACCACTGCCCACCACCTGCTGTTGTTGGCACGTTGCTTTCATACAGGAAAAAATGTTGGCCAACAATTTTCAGCCAGTGATTTTGTCTACTCCTCACAGAAGTCCAAGCAGCGCCTGTCCAAGGAGCTGTCTGACTGTGTGGTGTACTGCAAGAGTGTGCATTTCAGCAGCTTCAAGAACTCCCGCATCCACGACAAATTCTATGAGATCTCCTCTTTCACAGAGTCCAAGGCCCGCAAGTACATGAGAGAGGCAGGTGAGCCGCCATTTTCTGATCTCATCTGATGATTCTGTACCAAAATCTggaaaaacatggacatgggcTCGtcacatatgtggtgtgtgtgtgtcccaatcAGGAGCTGAATTTGTATATCACAATGCAAGACAACTGTCCAGAATCTACCCAAGCGGTCTGCGAACAGACTCCTCAAACTTTAACCCACAGGACATGTGGAGTGTCGGTTGCCAAATTGGTAAGGGACATTTGTTTAgactatttgtttgtttgttttgtttccacaAGTATGATTTGCTCTGCAGATCTATTCATGAGATCCTGTCATTACTAACTTTTCTGCAAACTGCAGTTGCACTGAATTTCCAGACAGCTGGGGTCGAGATGGATCTCAATGATGGACTTTTCAGTCAAAATGGCCGCTGTGGCTATGTCCTGAAACCGGAGTTCATGAGGAGCTCTGAGAGAGGATTCGATCCAGATCACCCCCAGAACCATAATGGATACCAGCCCCTCAAGCTTACCATACAGGTACGGACCGGAgatgtgtatataatgtgtataaGTACTCAAAAACCAACTCAAAAAGGACTTTAATGAGAAGACTGAAATTGTGCAATTTTTGTGtaattgatgtttttttttctgatttatggaatgggtttaaaACACGCTCTAACTTCAGTAATGAGCAAAGGGCAAAGTCAGGGAACCGGCAAGGTTTCATCTTGTGCATGAACCAAAAGctattgtgtggtgtgtgtgtgagcaatgaGCATCTGACCCACTGATGTTTGCACCTTGCTATGATATTAAATTCGCATATATTTAGCCAAATTATGGAATTCACTTAAGTTAGACTTTAACCTTAACCACATTGCCCATCATTTAAATAAGGGCTCTccatatctctcactctctctttctcaggtgATAAGTGGTCAGCAGCTTCCAAAGGTGAATATCAAAGAGGGGTCTATTGTCGACCCTTTAGTGAGGGTAGAGATCTATGGAGTCCCCATGGACCAAGCCAAGCAAGAAACCAGATACATCGACAACAATGGTAAGGGTCTGGCATCTCTTGTGtatttatatttgtttatgtgGTAAGCTACTAAAAAAGGCAACATGTAGCATCACTTAAAATAAAAGAACGGTATATTAGGTTTGAGTATGAATGACAAACAAACTACATGCTTCAAAAGTCTCCCCAAGAGTACAAGAGCAGTGTCCATCATTGACACACGCATCCACAAGATATTACCGGTAATTAGTCCAAAGAGGGGGATTACACAGATCCTACCTTGTGTTAATAGTAAAAACATTTGTAAAAACTTCCAACACTTTAAGTAAACTCTCCTAACTGATAGCACTTGTGTTGAACGACCCCAGGGTTTAATCCGGTGTGGTACGACACCCTTAACTTCATCATCCACACCCCTGAATTCGCTCTGGTACGCTTCGTGGTAGAGGACTACGACAAGACATCCAAGAATGACTTTGTAGGGCAGTACACTTTGCCTTTCTCGTGTATTCAACAAGGTAggccatcatcattatcatcataaaCCTGATCTATACTAGCACTGCATCTAGTATAGAAACCAGAGTAATCACAAAACACTAAAAACTAAACAGACATATGACACTAAAAACACTAAACCAGTGCTAATCTCAAGGTCCTATAATGTATTCAGAACCTTAATATACAGTACCTCTCTTGTCTTGTATGCATTTCAACTATTCTTTCTCAACCTGTAAACCTATAAACCTGTTGTAAGTTGTACGTAAAACTAttggtctctttctctcttcatctttcagGGTACAGGCACATTCAGCTGCTGTCCAAAGACGGGACCAGCATCCATCCCTCTTCACTGTTTGTGCATGTCAGGATCACCAAGCATGTGACGCAACACTGTTAGCTCACACAGACATGACTTCAaatcagtcatcatcatcatccgcTTCAATCATCTTTTTCTCTAAGCAATCAATGACAGACAGGCCGAAAGGGTGATAGACAGCCAGACGTAGTTCTGTGTGGTACAAATATTTGAGCAATCCCCTGGTAATGGACATTGAGCAATTAATATCTTCCATTTCATTATAAACAGAGTGTATCAAAACATAATTACGCCAAAAATGTTTGTAGCTCTTTAACAACTAAGCTGTGTGGTTTTGCTTTAAAGCAAATTCTAGTTTAATCATTCTTGGTAACCTGTGATATTTGGTGTGAACTGTGCCCTACCCACTGCAAATATAGAGTTTGATCATAATCTTGTCTGTACTGTCCTTCCTAGACGGTTTGAGCTTTACGAGGACAAGATAATGTGAATGTTGACAAGAATAATGCTGTAATGAAATGGACTAATTACAACAATTTTAAAAGGTGTGCATGTACTTTGAGTATAATTGTGTGGATAGTTAGGGGGCATACTCTGATGCCACGAAAAGCCTTTAGGGACAATTTCAGAATCAGCTCCTACTACACCAGCAACCTTTCACTTGTGTTTCTTTGGCAAATGAGTCCCTGATGACAACTAGGCATCACACAATCCTCTCCTGCCACCTCATGTACCTGCATGTTTACCTTACTATGTGCTTTAAGGTTTATTCAGTTTTGTTTGTCCAGAAAATGTTATGCTTGCCTTCTCCTCACTGCATTACAGACCTTAAGTATCATATACTTAGGACTCTTCGCATAGGAGTTATTTTATATCAAATGTAAAAATGATTGCCGCTTGTTTTAatagtattatatttttatattggcCCTCTAGCTTCTAATGTAAATGCTCACACAATTGTGTTTTGGTTTTTGTAGCGATCCATTTGGATCTTACATTtgttgtgtttgtatatatgtatgtacgtATATTACTGGATCCAAATACTGTATTTGCTACACCCATCTCATAATAAAGCTGATTTTGAAAAGAATTTGACTTTTGGCATGTTTGGATTTAGAAATATATTTTCGATTCATCAGGTTATTAGCTACATATGTGTTTAAGATGCACTGCCCAAGTACTAATATGAAATTAAAAATCAAGTTGTCAGAAGGACAACCCATTATCCCTCCTTCGCCTCTGATTTCTTAAGGAAAATAGAGATACTAAATATCACAATTTCAGTAAACAACAATTTTATTAACAAAGAAAATACTATTAGGTACTATTACCATTGTCTCAACATTTCAgtcacatttatatatatatatatttttgtttgtttcttcaaACAGGATACATGAAATGGATCTGTAATGTTTGATTACAATTAAGATCATGATCATCAATAATCTGTTTTCAATTCTTTCCATTTTCTTCTAATGTATACTTATTTCCTCTACAAAAATGACTACTAAGCCACAACGGTTAATAACAGGAGTCCAGAAATGTAAAATATCCCTTTAACATCTTGGCAAAGAGCTGCGGCACTTGTGGTGCTAATAGAAAGGGGTCTGTTATTCTCTTATTTTCATAAACATTTTGTAGCCACTGTGACAGTGACAACTTATGGTACACTTGGATCATTCAAATCGCTCGCTCTCTGCAAAGGTTTCATTTTGTTCATTCATTTGTCTAACCGGTTTCCAAACCAACAGCCCAATAAAAGAGAAATGCAAATGCaaaatgtatgtaaaatatctaaCCATTGGACAGTGGCATCACTGTGATGGCAGTCTTGGCTGGTGACAGATTAAACTTCCCTGTCGGGAAGGGAATAGGGGACACCCCTCCACAGAGAATGGGGCCACACAAACCAGGTTTACTTCCTGCTGCTGACGGTGATCCAGGTGTCGTCCTTGGGCGTGGCTACCAGTTCGTACCTGGCCTCAACAACCTGCCTGTCTGTGCCGTGGAGCTTCAGCCGACGCACCAGACTGCTGAGCAGCACGGTGGCCACCGTGTAGGCAAACCTGCAGACAAGGAGAGgaaggtgtttggaatcatgaaGCTCAAGATGCCTAACACCACATCAGAGGTTGTTGTCAGTTATGctaacacgcacgcacgcacgcacgcacgcacgcactaaCTTCCTGTTCACCTTAGCTCCGGGCAAGCCTGTTTCCCAGAGAATCCTAGAAGGGAGAAGCTTTTCCTGGAGTCCTCTTCTCTGAATCTATCAGGGTCGAATCTGAGCAGACAGAGAGTGTTAATGGAGGTGTCTAGAACACTGCAGAGGATTGAGAAAAATACAATCTTAATCTTTTTACCCAGAAATACAATTTCCTCCATACAAACCTGTAGGGTAGAGGCCACGTGTCTCCATCCTGGAGTACCACACCAAGAGCATAGATGACAAGAGTCTGAAATACCACAAAGAAATCAGTGTCAAAGtagaaaacaaataataaataataatttacatCAAAAGCAGCTATACTATAAAACACTATACACATTAGGAAAAAGATTACTTAAATTGGACTTCATATTTAAAGAGAAAAGCACATGTCTGTATGAGTTTAGTTACCTCTTTAGGAATGACATGCTGATCGACCTTCCCCTCCACCTCTTGTAAGGTTGCAGCAATGGGTGTGAGCTTGGCTGTTCGCACAGTTTCATTCAAAATTTGCTGACAATACCTGTACAAAATAAGGATAACACTAAATATACAGAGTATACCTGTACCCTAACATATAACTATATTAGAAATCATAGAACAAAATGACTCCAGTGTTTGATTGACAGCCAGAGTGGATATCTGTTCCTTACTTGAGTTCCGGAATCTTCTCCAGGGTAACAGGCCCG belongs to Alosa alosa isolate M-15738 ecotype Scorff River chromosome 23, AALO_Geno_1.1, whole genome shotgun sequence and includes:
- the plcd4a gene encoding 1-phosphatidylinositol 4,5-bisphosphate phosphodiesterase delta-4; the encoded protein is MASTQSGLRIQGDDNLQSMFVGTVMRKIKSRTWKKQRYFRLQEDCMTIWYKSKKAGNAHSTFSVSDVEAVREGHQSEVLLSIADEFPPDRCFTLVFRGRRGNLDLVAESAEEAQLWIRGMRKLIENVENMDQSEKLDKWICDWFKKADKNKDGRMNFKEVQDLLKMMNVDMNEDHALRLFKMADKSQSETLEDDEFVLFYKMLTQREDVLRIFQDYSGDGQKLTLRDLEDFLREEQLETDDVQQRALELIERYEPSDTAKNLQAMTIDGFLMYLGSAEGSIFNPQHEGVYQDMTQPLCHYFISSSHNTYLLEDQLRGHSSVEGYIRALKRGCRCVEVDCWDGPNGEPIVYHGHTFTSKILFKDVVIALGNYAFKVSEYPVILSIENHCSVEQQRIMAQHLNQILGDKLLKNTLDGKVPDSFPSPEDMKKKILLKGKKIGGLEESMSGLVEDSLTGEVSDEDESVDLDDENQHHDSIRRRTKKSKQRLSKELSDCVVYCKSVHFSSFKNSRIHDKFYEISSFTESKARKYMREAGAEFVYHNARQLSRIYPSGLRTDSSNFNPQDMWSVGCQIVALNFQTAGVEMDLNDGLFSQNGRCGYVLKPEFMRSSERGFDPDHPQNHNGYQPLKLTIQVISGQQLPKVNIKEGSIVDPLVRVEIYGVPMDQAKQETRYIDNNGFNPVWYDTLNFIIHTPEFALVRFVVEDYDKTSKNDFVGQYTLPFSCIQQGYRHIQLLSKDGTSIHPSSLFVHVRITKHVTQHC